The following is a genomic window from Asterias amurensis chromosome 8, ASM3211899v1.
CAATCATCAACCCTTTACCTGAGCACCATCCGAAAGATGCAAACTTTTAAACTTGAGTGCTATACTCAAATTGTCCGAGTCCAAGTCCCTGTCGGCCGAGTACATTGAATATGGTACTCGAGTAGTATTCGAGTCACATTTTGTTCGAGTCCGAGTCGGGCTTCTTGTTCTCGATAGAGGGGGTGCTTTGCTTGCCGAATACGGGTTACTTTTACCAACCGTAATCAAGTACTACTCAATTCCTCTGTTAGTATTATCCAACTCCGAGTCCAAAATAGGGGACTTCTTTGCTAGCCAAACGGGTACCATTTAAATTAAACGGCATGAATAAATACTCGAGCCCTTTTTGTCGATTCCCTCTTCCGAGGGACTGGGGAGAGAACTTTGCTAGCCGAGTCGattacctttaaagacactggacagtattggtaatcgtcaaagaccagtcttcttacttggtgtgtcccaacatatgcataaaataacaaacctatgaaaatttgagctcaattggtcgtcgaagttgcgagataataatgaatgaaaaaacacccttgtcacacgaagttgtgtgcttttagatggttgatttcgagacctcaaattctaaatctgaggtctcgaaatcaaactcgtggaaaattacttctttctcgaaaactatgtcacttcagagggagccgtttctcacaatgttttatactatcaacctctccccattactcgtcaccaagtaaggttttaaaataatcattatttcgagtaattgccaaaagtgtccactgcctttaaaattatacTCAAGAAGTCATGTTTTGTCCCACTCCGAATCTGATTCCCTGTTGTCCGAGGACAGTACTTTATTAGCCGAGAACGAGAACCTTAAAAGGCGGTACCCAAGTATAGAAGGCCCTCCTATTTTGTCCTAATCAGGGTCATATTTTGGGTAAAGTTTCATGTTACTTAGATATTTTGTGCACGTCTGTTCGAGTTGACTCTGATTTAGAATATTGAAACAGGAACATGTGTCTTGAGGGGTAATTTTCTCGATGGTGGGATTTGAAATGGATACACGATCTGGTAATACATGTTCGTCCCCTTTCAGAAAGAACTTGCAAACCAATCTGTACCTAATCAGCTCcaagtataaaaaaatatacatataaatatatataatattagaaaaacataatCTGGAAAAGTCCTTTATTACAAGGCCATGGTCCTGCCGGTTATAAGACCTCGTCGCCGCTCTTTTATTCCTTATACAATcgtaaaacatattaaaaattAGAACCCAGATCAGTGAAGGGGAAATTAGGTCAGTAAATGTGCTGTTTGTTCAAGTTGTCTGGTCCCATATCCTCAATAATAAGGAAAGGTATTGGTTTCACATACATCGAAAACATACATacatcccgacaatatatcacgtgaccaattcttatgtgttttataagaaacgttttaaatttttttcatggttcctgaccattaaaagttaaAGTTCAAGTTTTTTTCGtcagagcgggtgatactctttgaaataccattcactcaaaaaaaattattttttaatgtttgggccaaaaatctgacatagcatctttaagagtTCAATACCATTTTTAgttgaataaacaaacaaaaataacgatATATACCCAGTTATTTTCATCGTACAATTTATTACAATTGTTTCAAAGTATTAcatgattattttgtgttttgcaaGGGCTTTTTCCGTTTTCTTTTAGAAACGTACTTTAAGAAAAATGTGAAATAATACCATCAATACTTTGCAGATTGGACAGATTGACACttttgaaacaattgttttgaaacaattgttttgattagtTTGAAATATTTAGTGCTAGCGATTGGAACCAGTTTTACCAAATGGCGACCAAAGTTTAAGGAAACCACACCATTTCGAGTGATATTTGTGTTAATCGTtttatgctacttttaaaaattgttccAATCAAATTTCATACCCAACGCTTTTATAGCACAAAGCACCCAATCCGAAGATAACGTGTCATTTGAAGGTATTCTAATGATTGGCAATAATTTGATTGTCGTTTTCATGCACAATAGTTAATACAATGAACAAAAGCTGCTGTTTCAAAATGACCCTATAATATTAgaggtttttcttaaaaaaaaaaaaaaatcgtaccaaattaataatattagtaAATCAACAAGaacaaataaagtaaaacaaaacttaaaatagATCATTTCCGAAAAAGGCTTTGTGCGAGATCAAAATCACCAAAATTCATATATAAATACCCTACCGATATCATAACACAATTGTCATCACAAAATGCAAATTTCATTATCCAACTAAAGAACACCCAAACGGATACAAAACGAGCCCGATGGTTTTCCCGAGTCTTATTCCAGGCAGGGGAGTAACGAAaagaaaaattaagaatttcAGATAATTTTAATTTAGAATTTGGTGAAAATTATTAACTTGAGtcctgatttttttaaattatagtcAGGTATaagtgttataataataataataataataacaataataacaataataataataaaaatatgtgAAGTGTGACTATAGTCAGACTCCAAAAACAGAGTTCACAAAAACTGCTGGTGATTTTGAAGTTTGTTGACAGTTATGACTTGCTTTGGATAAGACAGTATTTGTATTTCAGTATGGAAATCTCTTAAACCAATGACTTGTATTATTTCATGTTTTCTTTTCACTGATAAACAATACTACATTGGATATACAATATATtatcatgtttttattattgacaATTATGTGTTTGCACCTTCGTAACCGACGAAAGACACGTCATTTGAGATTAAGGACCGATATCATTAAGAAACGCCCAGTTTAAAAGTTTTAGGTGACTGCAACATTGGCTGAGGTGAAGCTTATGCTATGACGTCAGTCCATTATGCACAACTCATTACGCTATGAGTATTTGTGGTTTATATGGAGAATATGGACAGCTGATGATTACCAACTTTGATACGGTGTTTGCCTATTATTGGTTTGCTTGAGTTCCACTAGCGGTACCACAGTCTTCTGGACGAAGGGCGCAGTTGAACTGGCATTTGGGACCCCCATGGACGCCTCTACACTTGCATCTAGCATCGCCATCTGAGTCAATTGAGCAACAGCCATGACCAGTACAGTTGTTTGTCTCTTTCGCTACGAGGAGACATGCTAAGTTGGGGGACGGTGCCAATACACCCGGGCAGACGAAGGGCTCATTTTCTGGTATGGCACCACCATCAGTACCACTTCCCCCGGCTCCATTGGCTGAACCACAATCTTCTGGACGAAGGGTGCAGTTGAACTGGCATTTGGGACCCCCATGGACGCCTCTACACTTGCATCTAGCATCGCCATCTGAGTCAATTGAGCAACAGCCATGACCAGTACAGTTGTTTGTCTCTTTCGCTACGAGGAGACATGCTAAGTTGGGGGACGGTGCCAATACACCCGGGCAGACGAAGGGCTCAACTTGTGATGTGACACCACCACCAGTTCCTCCGGTTCCTCCATTCTCGTTCCCAGCGTTGCTGTCTGATGAACTGCACCCAATTGGACTGCTAGCACAATCATATTGGCATTGATTGCCACCGTACCCATCCGAGCAACTGCATTTTGCTCCCCCACGAGCATCCGAGGAGCAACAGCCGCGATTATTACACTTGTTCATTTCAGTGAATACGAAACGGCAGCCAACAAGGTCAGTTGTTTCAGAACACATGAACGAGGTGCTGAACGTGTCTGGACCATTAGCATGGGTGGTAGTGTCGGACGGAGTCGAGCTGTCCACATTTGTGCGAGTACCTCCATCTTCTCCATTATCTGCAAAGAGCAAGGGAAACATGATGCTTAAAGGTTGATCAATTTGTAGCACTATATTCTTCTAGAGGCAGTTCACCTGGTAtaatgctgccacctagcgttacaAAGTCTCACATTGATATATCTAACACAAAATGCTTAAAAGTATAGAGCTTGTTCCAACTCGGACTCCAGTTCTGCTGATCGGGCTCCGTTTGGTGTGTCAGAACACCATGCACAATGATGAGCCCAAGACTTGTGAGCCAAAGCCAGAGGCAGGGCCTTGTGAGCCAAAGCCAGAGGCAGGGCCTAAGCCTATTACTAGCCTATGCTTGGTGGAGAAGCCCCAAATGAAATCACCTGTTAAACATTTTGTCAGATACAGAGGTTGCATATTACTTACCAGTATTACTACACGAACCGTCAGTTCCACATCGGCACAGGCAGGAATGTGTACCGTCATCTTCAGTCAAACACACACTGTTGCCCGCGCACGGGTTGCTTGAACAAGGATCTGCAAGTCAATACGTAAATATGATATTTAAACACAATCATGACCAAACAATTTACCAACAAATTGTTCTCAATCAAAGATTAAAATGCGAACTGACAATTGCTCCAATTAAAACAACATTGAGCACTTGGCCTAATAGCACCTTTATAGACCTTGAGGTCAGGAAAGCTTACCTGGTTTGCTGCAATCCTTCCCCTTAAAATTGTCTGGACACTTGCACATGTAATTGACGCCATCATTGTAGTTAAGGTAACAAGACCCTCCATTTTTACAGGGATCGAACGCACATGAcactattaaaaacaaaaataataaagagCGGATGATTAGAGATTGTTAATTGAATGGTGAAAAAGCATGACAGTTAAAGTTAGCTTGTTATTGGACATTGACTTATtatgtttgtacagcgaatatcgaTGTTGCTTTTAAGATATTGGATTTTGGACATTAACATAcatgtttgtacagtgaatttcTTCCTCGACACTTGGATATTGGATGTTGGACATCCACATATGTTTGTACAGGCGGCCTTCATTGGAATCTGTTTCCCCACCCAACAGATGTGAGAAACTTAGCttgaataaattataaatatattgtAAAGTATGGAAAACAGCATATGatattgaacaattaaaaacagaCGAGCTCTTACTTGCTTGTTGGCATTGTGGGCCGGCGAATTGAGCGGCGCATGTGCAAAGGTATCCACCGTCAGTAGCTGGGGTACACGCCCCGCCATTTAGGCACGGAGAACTGTCACAAGGTGCGGCTTCAAAAataatgaagaaacaaaaacagatgtgttagaaatttgaattttgaatttgacGCGAGTGACAAAATGTTGTGGTCTTTTGGGGCAACGATAATGGAAAGTTGTGTTTTATTATGGTGGCCAGTGGGGCATAGGCAAATggacaaatggaaatttagttaTATTATTGCAATAGAATTCCGTTCGAGAGTACGagtaaaaccacaaaacaagACGGACCTATAATTGAAAATCGAACACTCGGACTCTTTTACTTGTTTGGGTTGAACTCCAATAAAACTGAAATGGAACTTAAAAACAACTTCGGGTCGACGATGGTCAATCCCGGGGTCACAGGGAAATCTGTCCGTAGGAGATTTGGTCCCCCATATATGGAAATTAACATCGGTTGGAGGAGGaggagtcaaaagagggcgctatcagaagatgTTTGACATAGTTTGCGGTAGGGGGagcacagaatctcctgccacaccggcactTCGTTTCTTTACCTGGGTCGTTCTCGCAGTGTGTTCCAGTGTGGCCCGAGGTACAGTGGCAGATGTACCGCATTGAGTCAGTACTAGAAGACATACACATTCCACCATTCTGACATGGGTTACTATCGCATGCATCTGTAAGAAGAAGAATATTGTTTCTGAATTGGTTAACTGGCAATAACAGTAATGAGAGGACGAACTCAAAAACGTTGTGCTTGTTTTCTCCTGAAATTATTCGTTTGTTCCCCGGAGTATCAAGTTGTTCGGTCCTTAACATAAACTTAAGACaaagtttttcaaaataattgctttacgcatttttgttttcttttctgtgaGAACGTCTTATTCCCAAATATTGACCGGACCTCAATACAACCATTATTGCAGTCTGGCCCTAAATATAACCGAAGTGTTGCCCCTCATTTAGAAAGCTCTTACATTTTACCTTAGACCAGAATAGTCGGAGTCGTGTACTTCAATGTAGCCCAAACCAAAATTAGACTGCATCTAGGAACATGTAGATCCGTGCTTCACATAGGCACGAGGTCAAAGGATATTACTTAGCCCAAGACTACACTAAAATGCAACCAGGCATCTAACGTTAATAGGCACAGGCTAATACATGTTAAATAGATTTGTGTTTATTCAACTAATAACTTACTTATAACGATTTCGCAGTTTGTACCCTCTCTATTCGCTGGACACAAGCAAGCGTAACTGTTCCGTATTGACGAGGTTAAACATATTCCCGATACACATGGATTGGAGTCACATGGacctgtaaaaaagaaaaagaacgtAGAAAATGGCGAGGGctattttaacaaaaaagttttaatgAAATTATTCTTTCACAGCAGcagaaaattacctctttgttTGTGTCGTGGAGTTCTTGACAGACAAGCATATAGCGTCCCTTTTACCCAACGTTTCACAAATCAATTCCATGGATGATTAGATTAATTTTATGTACATAGCAATAACTtcagaaaaaacacaaatgtaCTATTGACTGGTTCCCCAGTAGGCAAACAAGTTTGATTGGCAGAATGGCGATAGTATTGGAAACCTCATAGTTTAGTCACTCTATGCGAAAATGACTATCGCAACAGAAATGCCATTTTTCGGCAAATGACTCCTGAAGCCCTCTCACACACCATATCAACAAAGTACTAAACATATCAAATGCTGAAGACATCTAGAAGCCCgcaacaaagaaacattttaatttttttcttgttgttattttattctattTAAATTTGTATCTTCTTTATTTCTCACTGACGTGTGTAAAACATGTGTAGCGTATTGTGGCAAATCGGAATACCTactataaccatggaggtagaaatagaaccTCCATGCTATAACCAAAAGCTTCTGTAGCTTACCGAACTGACAAGTGTCTCCGGAAAATCCTTCCTCACAGTTACAAGCATAACCAGTACCGTCTGCCGATCGGAAGCACGATCCACGATCACACGGGTTAGGATCACAAGGGTTGGATGCTGGATTAAAATCAAGATAAACAGTTATTAACTCAATATGTAAGATGGAAAAATGGAGTTAAGTTGGAAAGTTTTAAACACGGGAGGTCTGGTTGACGTTGTGGTATCATTTACCACCTTCTGCTTCTAAGACCACGGTTCGAATGTgcgtggattgggttttcagacCCTACCTGATTGCGTGCTTTTTTTCTGGAATAATTCTCATCTGAAATTGAAattttcttcattgtcttctctccatttggtCATTGGCTATAATGCAGTGATTAAGTTAACTTTTCTAAGGGTTTGTAGTAACTTCACCAATAGTCTGCGTCATTCTTattatagaaaggttttttgtttaactttcaaAAACTTCACTTCTTCGCTGACAGTTAAGATAGATTTCAACTTACGTGCACTTTGTGTGATTGCGACGACCGCAAACACAATGACAAGTTGTATCTTCATGGCGTTAGTCACGTCGTCACTTCGGGCAGCGCGTGTAAATCTGTATTgaaaagaggaaaaaacaaGAGTGTTTATAAATACtgaaacttaaaacttaaacCGTTGACCGTATGCACATGACGCAGTTTGAGCAAGGCGCCCTTACAAAGAAGTCAGGGTGTTCTGTTGGCCAATCCTGTTCGATGCACGTCATACAaacctagcctgaacatctgatgcTGTCACATTTCGACACAGGGAGCCAGTCTAGAACAGTTTATCTTAagcattgttttgtgttttgtttacaccAATATTCAGTTCAGTGTAATTTGTTGTCACTCGACCTTAACCTCGTATTCTATGTAATGTGGTCATTCAAGTTAAAAGGAGGATTGCGGAGACTGACTCGACCTCAACCTCAACCTCAATATGCGTATATGTAGTGACGTAGGAGCCCACCTCATTCAATCACAGtagtaatcaatcaatcaaactgaCAACCCGCTATTGGTGGATTGGCTTTGGTTTAAATTGTTGGTGTCAAACGCTCAAGTTACCATATAAAAATCATTCTAGCGAAAACCTCTAgatgttttcatttaaaatgaaaactgtCACCTCGAGGGTGGGGGCTAAATGTGGACGAGCTGGtgaaattaaaatattaaattgcCCTCAAGGTGTCGTCAAATCGAGACAATATTATGAATGTATACAGAGTTTGGATTTAGTCTCTCCCACATTTTATTGCAGTCCTCATTACTTTTACAAGATAGACTACCATGTGCCTTATTGAGAGTCAGTCTTTATGTTGTAAGAAGAGCGAGTGCTATACAGTTCTGACAACCCTGTATTTCTGAAGGGGTGTTTGGCCTGTACCTGGAGGGAGTTTGGCCCTGACTAGGATGTCACACTGGTTTTTAGGGTGGCGTAATACGAATACGTTTAGTTGCGATGCTTATAGGTATAGTAAAACGTCCAACTCGTCAAAATTTAACACGAAAGATGAGCACTCGCCTGATTTCGTTTAtgaattgaaaataaatattgtacGCACTGTATCCTTTCactttttatattaataaatttGTGGACAAACAAAATACCAGACTTGTGTCAACAGGTATCCACTagttttcaacaacaacaatatttcTTTTGGAAGTGATTAGTGAGCCGTGGTGTTGGGGTTCCAACTGCTTTCACTACACCGTAACCTTGACCGATGCGCAGCCGGGCATGCCATCACGATGGCATGCCGTGTATGGATTATTTTTAAAGTAATATTGCAACATTGATCCTTCTCAAagaaaaactgttttgtttagtatattttgtttgtcatcTTCGTTGGGGTGATAttacacataaaaaaataacccGTCATTAAAAATATTCGTTGAAATAGTAATGCCTGCTTTCAAGACAGCAGAGCAAAAAGGGTTAAAGGCT
Proteins encoded in this region:
- the LOC139940727 gene encoding uncharacterized protein, producing the protein MKIQLVIVFAVVAITQSAPSNPCDPNPCDRGSCFRSADGTGYACNCEEGFSGDTCQFGPCDSNPCVSGICLTSSIRNSYACLCPANREGTNCEIVINACDSNPCQNGGMCMSSSTDSMRYICHCTSGHTGTHCENDPAAPCDSSPCLNGGACTPATDGGYLCTCAAQFAGPQCQQAMSCAFDPCKNGGSCYLNYNDGVNYMCKCPDNFKGKDCSKPDPCSSNPCAGNSVCLTEDDGTHSCLCRCGTDGSCSNTDNGEDGGTRTNVDSSTPSDTTTHANGPDTFSTSFMCSETTDLVGCRFVFTEMNKCNNRGCCSSDARGGAKCSCSDGYGGNQCQYDCASSPIGCSSSDSNAGNENGGTGGTGGGVTSQVEPFVCPGVLAPSPNLACLLVAKETNNCTGHGCCSIDSDGDARCKCRGVHGGPKCQFNCTLRPEDCGSANGAGGSGTDGGAIPENEPFVCPGVLAPSPNLACLLVAKETNNCTGHGCCSIDSDGDARCKCRGVHGGPKCQFNCALRPEDCGTASGTQANQ